Proteins encoded together in one Anopheles darlingi chromosome 3, idAnoDarlMG_H_01, whole genome shotgun sequence window:
- the LOC125954906 gene encoding nuclear receptor coactivator 5, with translation MAAPEPVNSRVYIGGLGEQAVVQDLEGLLEGYQPYRDLTLLRGFGFVQFHDEQSAQNAIKGLNGKVFSGRKLNVKVANDNRAKKGLLPRGHPLQGAKTAAPSGPLRDRSPIDMPASGRSDDSALHLLDVAPYVTQTFGPSDHLSGAYVEAGIPARPVHRAPTLAPESNDCEIIVVNKELTAYAESIEARLKRAGMTVDLLFPNNDVPIGKVLTNIASRGSFYAILITPENQERNSITVNVLYGIPAEHRNMPKDDAVMFIINHFTAKNRQARAQFPPLNSFHEIASTAPVPPAPVPMTEQSLSHHEKHPEAIQNMINLLAANRSLTVLQYERLIKYLSERKEAQIRIELGEDPEDTTSSLVSSNTAAAPAAKTKGSTEKELEKKILDILNKPSIVGPAKAANPFENVFQDTRKGASTAPLPTCHLLYDPKVQRALDSLLQGQLFMKFTG, from the exons CGGGTTTGTGCAGTTCCACGACGAACAATCAGCCCAGAACGCGATCAAAGGCTTAAACGGAAAAGTGTTTAGCGGCCGAAAACTGAATGTGAAAGTGGCGAATGACAACAGAGCCAAGAAGGGTTTGTTGCCTAGGGGTCATCCTCTGCAGGGCGCGAAAACCGCTGCTCCTTCCGGCCCGCTGCGGGATCGCTCTCCAATAGACATGCCAGCTTCCGGGCGAAGCGACGATAGTGCACTTCATTTGTTGGATGTGGCCCCTTATGTTACTCAAACATTCGGTCCATCCGATCATCTCAGTGGAGCGTACGTCGAGGCAGGCATACCAGCTAGACCCGTTCACCGAGCTCCAACATTAGCTCCAGAAAGCAATGATTGCGAAATAATCGTGGTCAACAAAGAGCTCAC aGCTTACGCAGAAAGCATTGAAGCGAGACTGAAACGGGCGGGAATGACGGTGGATCTGTTATTTCCGAACAACGACGTTCCCATCGGGAAGGTGCTTACGAACATAGCATCCCGCGGAAGTTTCTACGCCATTCTTATTACTCCAGAAAATCAGGAACGGAACAGTATCACTGTGAACGTGCTTTATGGCATTCCCGCAGAACACCGTAATATGCCGAAAGATGATGCAGTCATGTTCATTATCAACCACTTTACAGCGAAAAACAGGCAGGCACGGGCACAATTCCCCCCCCTGAATAGCTTCCACGAAATAGCATCTACCGCTCCTGTACCTCCCGCTCCCGTGCCCATGACGGAGCAATCTCTATCCCACCACGAGAAGCATCCAGAAGCAATCCAGAATATGATCAATCTGTTGGCTGCAAACCGCTCGTTGACTGTCCTGCAATACGAACGCCTGATAAAGTATTTaagcgaacgaaaggaagcCCAAATTCGGATCGAACTAGGGGAAGATCCGGAAGATACTACTAGTTCGCTCGTAAGCTCAAAcactgctgcagcaccagctgccAAAACTAAAGGAAGTACCGAAAAGGAGCTAGAGAAAAAGATTCTTGATATTTTGAATAAGCCATCCATAGTCGGACCTGCGAAAGCCGCTAATCCCTTCGAGAATGTGTTTCAAGATACTAGGAAAGGAGCGAGCACAGCACCACTCCCAACATGCCATTTACTGTATGATCCGAAGGTGCAGCGCGCTTTAGATTCTCTATTGCAAGGACAACTATTCATGAAATTTACTGGCTGA